A section of the Veillonella criceti genome encodes:
- the rpoZ gene encoding DNA-directed RNA polymerase subunit omega encodes MMVKPLLKDLEKHVDSKYTLVTLAAKRARELTDGDEAMVTGLDTDKPVSVALHEIAEDKIGFARTKDGIK; translated from the coding sequence ATGATGGTAAAACCTTTATTAAAGGATTTGGAAAAACATGTAGACAGTAAATATACCTTAGTTACATTGGCAGCTAAACGAGCTCGTGAATTAACCGATGGTGATGAAGCAATGGTAACGGGGCTTGATACTGATAAGCCAGTGTCAGTAGCTCTTCATGAAATTGCTGAAGATAAGATTGGTTTTGCTCGTACTAAAGATGGTATTAAATAA
- the gmk gene encoding guanylate kinase has product MTDRGILIVLSGPSGAGKGTICAALRQQMPNLVYSVSMTTRAPRVGEEEGVSYFFRDKEEFKRLIEEDAFLEYAQVYDNYYGTPKQHVMDLLSEGKSVILEIDIQGAMQVKERFSEAVFIYIVPPSLDILSNRLRDRGTDAAEVIDKRLSKASSELALAHRYDYIVVNDVLPDAVEKVASILRAEACKIKRNKEKIQYIYKQYAK; this is encoded by the coding sequence ATGACGGATAGAGGGATTTTGATTGTTTTATCTGGTCCTTCAGGGGCAGGTAAAGGAACTATTTGCGCAGCCTTGCGTCAGCAAATGCCAAATCTTGTATATTCTGTATCAATGACTACTCGAGCACCCCGAGTAGGTGAAGAAGAAGGCGTTAGTTATTTTTTTCGAGACAAAGAAGAGTTTAAACGTCTTATTGAAGAAGATGCATTCTTAGAATATGCACAGGTATATGATAATTATTATGGTACACCAAAACAGCATGTTATGGATTTATTAAGTGAAGGCAAAAGTGTCATATTAGAAATAGACATTCAAGGAGCAATGCAAGTTAAAGAGCGCTTTAGTGAAGCTGTATTTATTTATATTGTGCCACCATCATTAGATATTTTATCTAATCGCTTAAGAGATCGTGGAACGGATGCAGCGGAAGTTATTGATAAACGTTTATCTAAAGCTAGTTCTGAATTAGCGTTGGCACATCGTTATGATTATATTGTTGTGAATGATGTGTTGCCAGATGCTGTTGAAAAAGTAGCTTCTATTTTACGAGCTGAAGCTTGTAAAATTAAACGAAATAAAGAAAAAATACAATATATTTATAAACAATATGCAAAATAA